The following coding sequences lie in one Listeria ivanovii subsp. londoniensis genomic window:
- a CDS encoding MurR/RpiR family transcriptional regulator: MFSYEVIRQFTETEHHLYRYIMDNRDKVMFMRVRELSEVTHVSPASIVRFTRKLGCEGFSEFKVKLKQEATRAVKKKTADTVEVLEEFFERTMNRDYDQVLDAAAEIINEADLVVFFGIGTSGILAEYGSRFFSNMKKRTFYIKDPFYPNPGEQFKNNAVMIILSVSGETDQVLEQAQNMQQYGSRIISITNTSHNTLAGLSDVNIPYYVTQEMVDKTNITTQIPVLFLLEAMAKKNYNQEQLE; encoded by the coding sequence ATGTTTTCCTATGAAGTGATTAGGCAATTTACAGAGACAGAACATCATTTATACCGTTACATAATGGATAATCGGGATAAAGTTATGTTTATGCGAGTTCGCGAACTTTCAGAAGTGACGCACGTTTCACCAGCTTCCATTGTTCGTTTTACAAGGAAACTTGGTTGTGAAGGCTTTTCCGAATTTAAAGTGAAGCTAAAACAAGAGGCAACACGCGCAGTAAAGAAAAAAACAGCTGATACAGTTGAAGTTTTAGAAGAGTTTTTTGAGCGGACAATGAACCGAGACTATGACCAAGTGTTAGATGCTGCAGCTGAAATTATTAATGAAGCTGATTTAGTTGTCTTTTTTGGCATTGGAACTTCAGGGATTTTGGCAGAATATGGCAGTCGTTTTTTCTCAAACATGAAAAAACGGACTTTTTATATTAAAGATCCATTTTATCCTAATCCGGGAGAGCAGTTTAAAAATAATGCAGTCATGATTATTTTATCTGTATCTGGTGAAACGGATCAGGTGCTTGAGCAGGCGCAGAATATGCAGCAATATGGCAGTCGGATTATTAGTATCACCAATACGAGCCATAACACGCTAGCAGGACTATCAGATGTCAATATTCCGTATTATGTAACGCAGGAAATGGTTGATAAGACGAATATTACGACGCAAATCCCCGTTTTGTTTTTATTAGAAGCAATGGCAAAGAAGAACTATAATCAGGAGCAATTAGAATAA
- a CDS encoding DUF1129 domain-containing protein, which produces MTTETNKPLLAELKAGLTKRNLQYVMEVEKHLRGTHYGEEQREIIIYEMCEKILAEQKKGITARKLFNLTPTEYVVSLDVKAAPVEQNTDKWWLVLDGGLLVLGAMMLISGISAFFQKNAQTLGIIVLLITAVVGGFAMLILRKYASNMRAGQKGGTIKYLLVAVGVIAVWMFVMTIVQVTIPPNINVALSPIVNTIGGAIIIALRFYVKKKKNIPSL; this is translated from the coding sequence TTGACCACAGAAACGAATAAACCGCTTTTAGCTGAGTTGAAAGCTGGATTAACAAAGCGGAATTTGCAATATGTAATGGAAGTCGAAAAACATTTGCGCGGGACCCATTACGGTGAGGAACAGCGAGAAATCATTATCTATGAAATGTGTGAGAAGATTTTAGCAGAACAGAAAAAAGGCATCACAGCGAGAAAATTATTTAATTTAACACCAACAGAATATGTTGTTTCTTTAGATGTAAAAGCTGCACCAGTAGAGCAAAATACCGATAAATGGTGGCTTGTACTAGACGGTGGGTTGCTTGTACTTGGAGCGATGATGTTAATTTCTGGAATTAGTGCTTTCTTCCAAAAAAATGCACAGACTTTGGGAATTATCGTACTCCTAATCACAGCAGTTGTCGGCGGTTTTGCAATGCTGATTTTACGTAAATATGCATCAAATATGCGTGCTGGCCAAAAAGGTGGCACCATCAAATACTTGCTTGTGGCAGTTGGAGTCATCGCTGTATGGATGTTCGTCATGACGATTGTTCAAGTGACTATTCCTCCAAATATTAACGTAGCGTTAAGTCCGATTGTTAATACGATTGGCGGTGCAATTATTATTGCCCTTCGATTCTATGTGAAGAAAAAGAAAAATATTCCATCCTTATAA